Proteins encoded within one genomic window of Empedobacter falsenii:
- a CDS encoding acyltransferase family protein, producing the protein MKAARYYSLDVFRGATVALMILVNNPGNWSAMFDPLEHADWHGCTPTDLVFPFFLFAVGNAMAFVIPKLQQQPQQIFWQKVIKRTILIFGIGLFINWWPFFKWDNNELIFKAWKDSEESGIRIMGVLQRIAIAYFFASVIAFYFKQKQVLLISCAILLLYWVLTFGLGTSDPYSLEGFIGTKIDNQLLGLAHIYKGEGVPFDPEGIFSTISTIPQVLFGYLVGDYIQKQGNINWLNRPLPKTDNPQYKMLAGLFVLGTIALTIGYIWQWDFPYNKKIWSSSYVFNTTGLAILTIGAMIWFIEILGIKNGFMKFFDVFGKNPLFIFVLSGLLPRLLGLIRIEAGLNDKGEVKFISPLGWFYENICAKIPGIPEIGSFVYSLIFLAFFWWLAYLLDKKKIYIKV; encoded by the coding sequence ATGAAAGCAGCTCGTTATTATTCATTAGACGTTTTTCGTGGCGCAACTGTTGCGTTGATGATTTTGGTAAATAATCCAGGAAACTGGTCAGCTATGTTTGATCCTTTGGAACATGCAGATTGGCACGGATGCACACCAACAGATTTGGTTTTTCCATTCTTTTTGTTTGCTGTAGGAAATGCGATGGCTTTTGTGATTCCGAAATTGCAACAACAGCCTCAACAGATTTTTTGGCAAAAAGTAATAAAACGAACAATTTTAATTTTCGGAATTGGATTATTCATCAATTGGTGGCCATTTTTCAAGTGGGATAATAATGAACTAATTTTCAAAGCATGGAAAGATTCAGAAGAAAGCGGAATCCGAATTATGGGCGTTTTACAACGAATTGCAATTGCTTATTTTTTCGCTTCGGTTATTGCTTTTTATTTTAAACAAAAACAAGTTTTATTGATAAGTTGTGCGATTCTTCTACTTTATTGGGTTTTAACTTTCGGACTTGGAACTTCTGATCCTTATTCGTTAGAAGGTTTTATCGGAACTAAAATCGATAATCAATTGCTTGGTTTAGCGCATATTTACAAAGGAGAAGGTGTTCCGTTTGATCCAGAAGGAATTTTCAGTACAATTTCTACCATTCCACAAGTTTTATTTGGGTATTTGGTTGGTGACTATATTCAGAAACAAGGAAATATCAATTGGTTGAATCGTCCGTTACCAAAAACAGACAATCCGCAATATAAAATGTTAGCTGGTTTATTTGTTTTAGGAACAATTGCGTTGACAATTGGTTACATTTGGCAATGGGACTTTCCGTACAATAAAAAGATTTGGAGCAGCTCTTATGTTTTCAACACAACTGGTTTAGCAATTTTGACAATTGGCGCAATGATTTGGTTCATCGAAATTTTAGGAATCAAAAATGGTTTCATGAAATTCTTTGATGTTTTCGGAAAAAATCCTTTATTTATCTTTGTTTTGAGTGGATTATTACCTCGATTATTAGGTTTAATCAGAATTGAAGCTGGTTTAAACGACAAAGGAGAAGTCAAATTCATTTCACCATTGGGTTGGTTTTACGAAAACATTTGCGCAAAGATTCCTGGAATTCCAGAAATTGGTTCATTTGTTTATTCGCTAATTTTCTTAGCCTTCTTTTGGTGGTTAGCTTATTTATTAGATAAAAAGAAGATTTATATTAAAGTTTAA
- a CDS encoding helix-turn-helix domain-containing protein: MTKIGENIKKLRQVKNLTQQAFADLFEVSRGNISSYEEKRAEPKIETISQIAKYFSIPISHLIEKNLTVNEILHFDNYFEEADMLRNVKNLSAIPFLSREVIQAKKELFSNLENYPSIYFPIYNSHQFIALEYSSSIASPIDFTEEESSILFFEHLEVENLHLVNDKFGLYLNDDEIFVGKFIQHENQLILELNQWKQIIFDVENIQHFYQFYAVYKKV, translated from the coding sequence ATGACAAAAATAGGTGAAAATATAAAAAAATTAAGACAGGTTAAGAACTTAACTCAACAGGCTTTTGCTGACTTATTTGAAGTTAGTAGAGGAAATATTTCATCTTATGAAGAAAAACGTGCAGAACCAAAAATTGAAACAATTTCTCAAATTGCTAAATATTTTAGCATTCCGATAAGTCATTTAATCGAAAAAAACTTAACAGTTAACGAAATATTACACTTTGATAACTATTTCGAGGAAGCTGATATGTTGCGAAATGTTAAAAATTTGAGCGCGATTCCTTTTTTATCTCGAGAAGTTATCCAAGCAAAAAAAGAGTTGTTTTCGAACTTAGAAAATTATCCTTCAATCTATTTTCCAATTTATAATTCACATCAATTTATTGCGTTAGAATATTCTTCGAGTATCGCTTCTCCTATTGATTTTACAGAAGAAGAATCGTCTATTTTATTTTTTGAGCATTTGGAAGTGGAAAATTTACATTTGGTCAATGATAAATTTGGTTTGTATTTGAATGATGATGAAATTTTTGTTGGAAAGTTTATTCAACACGAAAATCAATTGATTTTGGAATTAAACCAATGGAAACAAATCATTTTTGATGTTGAGAATATTCAACATTTTTATCAGTTTTATGCGGTTTATAAGAAAGTTTAG
- a CDS encoding type III secretion system chaperone family protein codes for MNYFSKIENFIQNINYTISYKDEKEGVFMIENLLDGVQNLIVGIAPPVIIFELYLFTITNDNLEMLKALLMKNRDIIHGAFAITEDGNKVIYRYTLQIANLDQNEFEATLNSLSLLMSEYSAQLIEFSKQ; via the coding sequence ATGAATTATTTTTCGAAGATTGAAAATTTTATTCAAAACATCAATTACACCATCAGTTACAAAGACGAAAAAGAAGGTGTTTTTATGATTGAAAATTTATTGGATGGTGTTCAAAATCTGATTGTAGGAATTGCACCACCTGTCATCATTTTCGAGTTGTATTTATTTACAATTACAAATGATAATCTGGAAATGCTAAAAGCGTTGTTGATGAAAAATCGCGATATCATTCATGGTGCTTTTGCAATAACAGAAGACGGAAACAAAGTTATTTATCGTTACACACTTCAAATTGCGAATCTTGATCAAAACGAATTTGAAGCAACGTTAAACTCTTTGAGTTTATTGATGAGCGAATATTCTGCTCAATTAATCGAATTTTCTAAACAATAA
- a CDS encoding PspA/IM30 family protein: protein MNIFKRIFRIGQAEIHSVVEKMEDPIKMTEQGIREMRDDLNQSLEAYAKVKAMAIRSQNSVDKKKEEAADYERKAILLLEKAGRSEITVEQAESLAKEALGLKKQLLEEITELENQVIIHEKSANEVHKNVEVLKFNINKWENELTTLKARVKVADATKQVNKQMAKIDANSTISMLERMKAKVEEDEALAQAYGSLADNSKTADDEINETLKGDLIQNELEALKLKILSKNQE, encoded by the coding sequence ATGAATATTTTCAAACGTATTTTTAGAATTGGACAAGCAGAAATACATTCGGTTGTCGAAAAAATGGAAGACCCAATTAAAATGACTGAACAAGGAATTCGCGAAATGCGCGACGATCTTAATCAATCATTAGAAGCTTATGCAAAAGTAAAAGCGATGGCAATTCGTTCGCAAAATAGCGTAGACAAAAAGAAAGAAGAAGCGGCAGATTACGAACGAAAAGCAATTCTTTTGTTAGAAAAAGCTGGGCGAAGTGAAATTACAGTTGAACAAGCCGAAAGTTTAGCGAAAGAAGCTTTGGGCTTAAAGAAGCAATTGTTAGAAGAAATTACTGAATTAGAAAATCAAGTAATTATTCATGAAAAATCTGCAAATGAAGTCCATAAAAATGTCGAAGTTCTAAAATTCAACATTAATAAATGGGAAAATGAATTGACAACGTTAAAAGCGCGTGTAAAAGTTGCTGATGCGACAAAACAGGTAAACAAACAAATGGCAAAAATTGATGCAAATAGCACAATTAGCATGTTAGAACGCATGAAAGCCAAAGTAGAAGAAGACGAAGCGCTTGCGCAAGCTTACGGAAGTTTGGCGGATAATTCGAAAACAGCTGATGATGAAATTAATGAAACCTTGAAAGGAGATTTGATTCAAAATGAATTAGAAGCTTTGAAGCTAAAAATTCTATCGAAAAATCAAGAATAA
- a CDS encoding DUF4177 domain-containing protein: MPKFEYKTIEIKAEQGIFKVSIDQEYLDKLLNQYGAEGWELTSSTPLSNNGITYRIYFTFKRQL, encoded by the coding sequence ATGCCAAAATTTGAATACAAAACAATCGAAATAAAAGCTGAACAAGGAATTTTCAAAGTCTCTATCGACCAAGAATATTTAGATAAATTATTGAATCAATACGGAGCAGAAGGCTGGGAATTAACCTCCTCTACTCCATTGTCAAATAATGGAATAACTTACAGAATTTATTTTACCTTTAAAAGACAACTTTAA
- a CDS encoding OB-fold-containig protein, translated as MSEILNLLFNPLANGIMTILMGFSLVYWVFQLLAGDGIDLGTDSDFHIGDINDVDAHHEIDADHDADADVHHEPGFWAKCLEFINVGKVPLMVIITLFKFISWVITIISSIVFGLSKLGLYSVLVLIPVFIIAYFMMHWITKPLVRVYAELGYHGEDETDFIGRVGKSKSKITGDKIGSAEFQIEKDIITLNIKSQNGEEINFGDTIIITDESPSNHYYFVIKHITLNNI; from the coding sequence ATGAGCGAAATTTTAAACCTTCTTTTCAATCCATTGGCCAATGGAATTATGACCATTCTGATGGGATTTTCTCTCGTCTATTGGGTGTTTCAATTGTTGGCTGGTGACGGAATTGACCTTGGAACTGATTCAGATTTTCATATCGGAGACATCAATGATGTTGATGCGCACCACGAAATTGACGCCGATCACGATGCTGATGCTGACGTGCATCACGAGCCAGGTTTTTGGGCAAAATGTTTAGAATTTATCAATGTTGGTAAAGTTCCGTTAATGGTAATTATTACCTTGTTCAAATTTATCAGTTGGGTGATTACCATTATTTCTTCGATTGTTTTTGGATTAAGCAAGTTAGGATTGTATTCTGTTTTAGTTTTAATTCCAGTTTTCATCATCGCTTATTTTATGATGCATTGGATTACAAAACCACTCGTAAGAGTTTATGCAGAATTAGGCTATCACGGAGAAGACGAAACAGATTTTATTGGAAGAGTCGGAAAATCGAAGTCTAAAATCACTGGTGATAAAATAGGTTCTGCTGAATTTCAAATCGAGAAAGATATTATTACGCTTAACATCAAAAGTCAAAATGGCGAAGAAATTAATTTTGGTGACACCATTATTATTACTGACGAATCGCCGTCAAATCATTATTATTTCGTCATCAAACACATTACTTTAAACAATATTTAA
- a CDS encoding flotillin family protein, giving the protein MTNFILLAVGVIVFIFIAFIVVLSVFYKKVPQGKAIVRTGVGGSQVAFNKGMYVIPVFHKMEIMDISIKKIDITRQQHDGLICKDNIRADIKVAFFVRVNKSVNDVINVAQNLGTERASEPETLKSIFEAKFSEALKTVGKKFDFIELYEARREFRDEILNIIGTDLNGYILDDCAIDYLEQTELQFLSPDNILDSEGIKKITELTAQQNMNANLIRREEEKVIKKQNVEAREAILELERQLAEKEERQRREIENIKAREEAEIAKVREEERLKAESVRITTEEQLAVQEENKLRQIIIAEKNKVRTDAIETERVEKDRALEQTERERIVTLAQIDKERSIEVEKKNIQGVIKERVLLEKGVIEEQQGVKDVEVYREVERQKQAGIIAASQEAEERLIETVKAAEAAKIAAEQEAARQVIEADAQKQVAERKAQELLIDAEAKKEASAKEAEARKIIAEAQAKEEAAIGLSEAEVMVAKAEAEEKQGTVEASVIEKKAEALRKEGLAQAEVVREKALAEAKGIEEKAEAMKKLDGVGKEHEEFKLQLQKEKDIELAQINIQKDIAGAQAEVLSTALKSAKIDIVGGETMFFENIVKQVSNAKGFDHLIDNSKHATDIKNALIDEDGGSDLAGKVRSLADKYGISSNDIKNLTITAALIKLQQAASASGNNEDTGFINSLFGIANQLGVSNKKIG; this is encoded by the coding sequence ATGACAAATTTTATTCTTTTAGCAGTTGGTGTCATCGTTTTCATCTTTATTGCTTTCATCGTCGTTTTAAGCGTTTTCTATAAAAAAGTTCCGCAAGGAAAAGCCATCGTTCGTACTGGTGTTGGTGGATCGCAAGTAGCTTTCAACAAAGGAATGTATGTAATTCCTGTTTTCCACAAAATGGAAATTATGGACATTTCGATTAAGAAAATTGATATTACTCGTCAACAACACGATGGTTTAATTTGTAAAGACAACATTCGTGCAGATATCAAAGTTGCATTTTTTGTTCGCGTTAATAAATCGGTGAATGATGTAATCAATGTTGCACAAAACTTAGGAACAGAACGAGCATCAGAACCAGAAACATTAAAAAGTATTTTCGAAGCAAAATTCTCAGAAGCTTTAAAAACAGTTGGAAAAAAATTCGATTTTATCGAATTATACGAAGCTCGTCGCGAATTTAGAGATGAAATTTTAAATATCATCGGAACAGACTTGAATGGATATATTTTAGATGACTGTGCGATTGATTATTTAGAACAAACTGAATTACAATTCTTGAGCCCTGATAATATTTTAGATTCGGAAGGTATTAAAAAAATCACGGAATTAACGGCTCAACAAAATATGAACGCCAACTTAATTCGTCGTGAAGAAGAAAAAGTAATCAAAAAACAAAACGTTGAAGCGCGCGAAGCAATCTTAGAATTAGAGCGACAATTAGCCGAAAAAGAAGAGCGTCAACGCAGAGAAATCGAAAATATAAAAGCGCGCGAAGAGGCAGAAATTGCAAAAGTTCGCGAAGAAGAACGTCTAAAAGCTGAATCTGTTCGTATTACAACAGAAGAGCAATTGGCGGTACAAGAAGAAAATAAATTGCGTCAAATTATTATCGCAGAAAAAAATAAAGTTCGTACTGATGCAATCGAAACGGAACGCGTTGAAAAAGATCGTGCATTAGAGCAAACAGAACGTGAGCGAATTGTGACTTTAGCTCAGATTGATAAAGAAAGGTCTATCGAAGTTGAGAAGAAAAATATTCAAGGCGTTATCAAAGAACGCGTTCTTTTAGAAAAAGGCGTGATTGAAGAGCAACAAGGTGTGAAAGATGTTGAAGTTTACCGTGAAGTTGAGCGTCAGAAACAAGCCGGAATTATTGCTGCATCGCAAGAAGCGGAAGAGCGTTTAATCGAAACTGTAAAAGCTGCGGAAGCGGCAAAAATTGCGGCAGAGCAAGAAGCTGCTCGTCAAGTTATCGAAGCAGATGCACAAAAACAAGTTGCAGAACGCAAAGCGCAAGAGTTATTAATTGATGCGGAAGCTAAAAAAGAAGCTTCTGCAAAAGAAGCTGAAGCTCGTAAAATAATTGCTGAAGCACAAGCAAAAGAAGAAGCTGCAATTGGTCTATCTGAAGCAGAAGTAATGGTTGCAAAAGCAGAAGCAGAAGAAAAACAAGGAACTGTAGAAGCATCTGTTATCGAGAAAAAAGCAGAAGCGTTACGTAAAGAAGGCTTAGCACAAGCAGAAGTTGTTCGTGAAAAAGCGTTGGCAGAAGCGAAAGGAATCGAGGAAAAAGCAGAAGCAATGAAGAAATTGGACGGTGTTGGAAAAGAGCACGAAGAGTTCAAACTTCAATTACAAAAAGAAAAAGATATCGAATTGGCTCAAATAAACATTCAAAAAGATATTGCTGGAGCGCAAGCTGAGGTGTTATCAACTGCATTAAAATCTGCAAAAATTGATATTGTTGGTGGAGAAACGATGTTCTTCGAAAATATTGTCAAACAAGTTTCGAATGCAAAAGGTTTCGATCATTTAATCGACAATTCTAAACATGCAACAGATATCAAAAATGCGTTGATTGACGAAGATGGTGGAAGCGATTTAGCTGGAAAAGTGAGAAGTCTTGCCGATAAATATGGTATTTCGTCAAACGACATCAAAAACTTAACAATTACTGCTGCATTAATTAAATTGCAGCAAGCTGCTTCGGCTTCTGGAAACAACGAAGACACAGGATTTATCAATTCTCTTTTCGGAATTGCGAATCAATTAGGTGTTTCAAATAAAAAAATAGGTTAA
- a CDS encoding DNA repair ATPase gives MQEEKNINVTETLDAGAYEIIRKRLLTQKDFLSERLTKLNEARKEVFNSTNFALSANQRITTENTCISRGIIAFDKLCIFGYNVHFGLRTDIQLSDVFSIYLFQENQFIPQPLDLINDQNFFTDFQNLYKYYRDSIFSKFRRTDNYLYMVFQTSKSAQDLKAFKWLIKDGKLIYQDDRSIHEVKKADQFDFEWQKTSIDDRRLGKFPHISILDKIFIEAIGGDITFKIEDNTDTGKGIFTEKVTHLDQQLDDAEYYYADLGNLIAVKIKPFQEDFRAYIYNVRTKEVINIPALLDAAVLLPDNQGLIFSNGYYLQNGTYHIFENKLDNFQFFRRVNSPNGEDFMYIFNQDETNTYILLSYNIIQQNVETPIVCNGFTIFKDGSLIYFRTEEEATRHHQVQIWETPYVERLVENQEKTNHPLYKIGNKDIVKAMAESQEVIQLINKEDSYEGLYEDIVKKANNIVDGYFWINDKDTFELAIPLLEIKTVANTAIDEFAKVQVQKKFAQETLEKTEKSIEEIVFKVNSTTYNQLDLLVEHLAEARKIQGKVIDLRSIRYINLERVQELENQLQEVNENLSTKTIEFLLLDEALIPYEEKVAEQKNLVASIEKVVDAKVIEESCLKIASELELLIDILNSLKIEDATQTTKIIEKISVIFASLNEVRAQLTRQTSALKSKEAVAEFSAQITLLEQSVVNFLELSTTAEKTEEYNTKIIVQLEELESKFSDFDDFALKIADKRDEIIKAFNSKREQLVEQTNKRTNSLEQIGLRVLKNIENKSKTFLEKEEILAFYSSDLMIDKMRQIIQELKDLKDVSKAENLENLLKKSQEDTLRVLRDKTELFVDGQNIIALGQNKFTVNTQQLALTLLNRNNELFYHLTGTSFYQKVKNEEIYRYQDIWNQEFVSENQLVYRAEYLAYQAFLARNEKDFDAEKFINQIIEQNYSEGYIKGVHNFDALRIFTELVNINSKLDVLQFDAQTRTTAQVFWHSLEKNLQEKLNAMINSAQLILKNFPNSNRFENILNEIKSLFENWETEWDKSQTSSEKVSHYLFTTFTKYQAFSMSREAEKFQKEFVNYLEKNKNSEDFNALITDQQFSSTEKFYLIENWIHSFIDENENYSSYRNVVNEVAAMLLFSKDLYYINDGNSVIKIEDLKGNHVVIVEGIYTQNYHEIISKLEHFSTVDVPNFKSFQKLKEEISKSYEKDLKIAEFEPKVLTSFVRNKLINEVYFPLIGNNLAKQLGTAGENKRTARMGMLLLISPPGYGKTTLMEYLAKTMGLHFVKVNGPTIGHNITSIDPIEAKTSGEREELKKINLSFEMADNVMLYLDDIQHLSAEFLQKFISLADGQRKIDGIFEGESKTYDLRGKRFCIVMAGNPYTESGSKFQIPDMLANRADVYNLGDVIGDTETLFNLSLIENATGDNPYLDKIASKSLTDFYKLANFVTENQEQLPNLEGNYLKQEIDDFIAVLKHVIKIRNIVVKVNQNYIASAAMQDDYRTEPPFKMQGSYRNMSKLVSKIVPMMNEKEINETILAHYESESQTLTTDAESNLLRLKEIAGLMTSEEKERWETIKATFVKNNKHGGLNKDDKVFSQLLEFNENLEGIIKAILKK, from the coding sequence ATGCAAGAAGAAAAAAATATTAACGTTACCGAAACGCTTGATGCAGGCGCGTACGAAATCATCCGAAAAAGACTTCTTACACAAAAAGATTTTCTTTCGGAAAGATTAACGAAATTGAACGAAGCTCGTAAAGAGGTGTTCAATTCTACCAATTTTGCATTAAGCGCAAACCAAAGAATTACGACAGAAAACACTTGTATTTCACGTGGAATTATCGCGTTCGATAAATTATGTATTTTTGGGTACAACGTCCATTTCGGTTTACGCACAGACATTCAGTTGAGCGATGTTTTTAGTATTTATCTGTTTCAAGAAAATCAATTTATACCTCAACCTCTCGACTTAATTAACGATCAGAATTTCTTTACAGATTTTCAGAATTTATATAAATATTACCGCGATTCTATCTTTTCTAAATTTCGTAGAACAGATAATTATTTATACATGGTTTTCCAAACCAGCAAAAGCGCACAAGATTTAAAAGCGTTTAAATGGTTAATCAAAGACGGAAAATTAATTTATCAAGATGATCGCAGCATTCACGAAGTAAAAAAAGCAGATCAATTTGATTTCGAATGGCAAAAAACGTCAATTGATGATCGTCGATTAGGTAAATTTCCACACATTTCTATTTTAGATAAAATTTTTATCGAAGCGATTGGTGGCGATATTACGTTCAAAATTGAGGATAATACGGATACAGGAAAAGGAATTTTCACTGAAAAAGTTACGCATTTAGATCAACAATTAGACGATGCCGAATATTATTACGCCGATTTAGGAAATCTGATTGCGGTTAAAATCAAACCTTTTCAAGAAGATTTCAGAGCGTATATTTACAATGTTCGCACCAAGGAAGTCATCAATATTCCTGCTCTTTTGGATGCAGCAGTTTTGTTGCCAGACAATCAAGGTTTGATTTTTTCGAATGGCTATTATTTACAAAACGGAACCTATCATATATTCGAAAATAAGTTAGATAATTTTCAATTTTTCCGTCGTGTAAATTCTCCAAACGGAGAAGATTTTATGTATATTTTCAATCAAGATGAAACCAATACATACATTCTTTTATCGTACAATATCATTCAACAAAATGTCGAAACGCCTATTGTTTGCAATGGTTTTACTATTTTTAAAGACGGAAGTTTAATCTATTTCCGCACAGAAGAAGAAGCAACGCGACATCATCAAGTTCAGATTTGGGAAACGCCTTATGTCGAGCGTTTGGTGGAAAATCAAGAAAAAACAAATCATCCATTATACAAAATTGGAAACAAAGACATTGTAAAAGCAATGGCTGAATCTCAAGAAGTTATCCAATTAATTAACAAAGAAGATTCGTACGAAGGTTTGTATGAGGACATTGTAAAAAAAGCGAATAATATTGTTGATGGATATTTTTGGATCAATGACAAAGATACCTTTGAGCTAGCTATTCCTTTGCTAGAAATCAAAACGGTTGCCAATACAGCGATTGATGAATTTGCAAAAGTCCAAGTTCAGAAAAAATTTGCGCAAGAAACGTTAGAAAAAACGGAAAAATCGATTGAAGAAATCGTTTTCAAAGTAAATAGTACAACGTATAATCAATTGGATTTATTGGTTGAACATTTGGCTGAAGCGCGTAAAATTCAAGGAAAAGTGATTGATTTACGTTCGATTCGTTATATCAATTTAGAACGTGTTCAGGAATTAGAAAATCAATTGCAAGAAGTCAACGAAAATTTATCAACCAAAACAATTGAGTTTCTTTTATTGGATGAAGCGCTGATTCCGTATGAAGAAAAAGTTGCGGAACAGAAAAATTTAGTGGCTTCGATTGAGAAAGTTGTTGACGCTAAAGTAATCGAAGAATCTTGTCTTAAAATTGCTTCCGAATTAGAGTTATTGATTGACATTCTGAACAGTTTAAAAATTGAAGACGCCACGCAAACAACAAAAATTATTGAGAAAATTTCTGTCATTTTTGCTTCGCTTAACGAAGTTCGTGCGCAATTAACACGTCAAACTTCTGCCTTAAAAAGCAAGGAAGCGGTTGCCGAATTTTCTGCTCAAATTACGTTGTTGGAACAAAGTGTGGTCAACTTTTTAGAGTTATCAACAACTGCCGAAAAAACGGAAGAATACAATACAAAAATCATTGTTCAGCTCGAAGAATTAGAAAGTAAATTCTCTGATTTTGATGATTTCGCTTTAAAAATTGCAGATAAACGCGACGAAATTATCAAAGCGTTCAATTCGAAGCGCGAACAATTGGTTGAACAAACCAACAAACGCACCAATTCTTTAGAGCAAATTGGTTTGCGAGTCTTGAAAAATATCGAAAATAAATCCAAAACTTTTTTAGAAAAAGAAGAAATTTTAGCGTTTTATTCTTCGGATTTGATGATTGATAAAATGCGTCAAATCATTCAAGAATTAAAGGATTTGAAAGATGTTTCGAAAGCCGAAAATCTTGAAAATCTCTTGAAAAAATCTCAAGAAGATACGCTTCGTGTTTTACGTGATAAAACTGAACTTTTTGTTGATGGACAAAATATTATTGCGCTCGGACAAAATAAATTTACGGTCAATACGCAGCAATTAGCGCTGACTTTGCTGAATCGTAACAACGAATTATTTTATCATTTAACAGGAACAAGTTTCTATCAAAAAGTTAAAAACGAAGAAATTTATCGTTACCAAGATATTTGGAATCAAGAATTTGTTTCGGAAAATCAATTGGTTTATCGCGCTGAATATTTGGCTTATCAAGCTTTTTTAGCGAGAAATGAAAAAGATTTCGATGCTGAAAAATTCATCAATCAAATCATTGAACAAAATTATTCGGAAGGTTATATAAAAGGCGTTCACAATTTTGATGCGTTGCGAATTTTCACTGAATTAGTAAATATTAATTCGAAATTGGATGTCTTACAATTTGATGCTCAAACACGCACAACTGCTCAAGTTTTTTGGCATTCATTAGAAAAGAATTTACAAGAAAAATTGAACGCGATGATTAATTCAGCTCAATTAATTTTGAAAAATTTTCCGAATTCAAATCGTTTTGAAAATATTCTAAATGAAATCAAATCGCTTTTTGAAAATTGGGAAACCGAATGGGATAAATCGCAAACATCATCAGAAAAAGTTTCTCACTATTTGTTTACAACTTTCACGAAATATCAAGCTTTTTCGATGAGTAGAGAAGCTGAAAAATTTCAAAAAGAGTTTGTAAATTATTTAGAAAAAAATAAAAATTCGGAAGATTTTAATGCATTGATTACAGATCAACAATTTTCTTCAACCGAAAAATTTTACTTGATCGAAAACTGGATTCATTCTTTTATTGATGAAAACGAAAATTATTCGTCATATAGAAATGTGGTGAATGAAGTGGCGGCAATGCTTTTATTTTCGAAAGATCTATATTATATAAATGATGGAAATTCTGTCATCAAAATTGAAGATTTGAAAGGAAATCATGTGGTAATTGTTGAAGGAATTTATACTCAAAATTATCATGAAATCATTTCGAAATTAGAGCATTTTTCAACTGTTGATGTTCCAAATTTTAAATCATTCCAAAAGCTAAAAGAAGAAATTTCTAAATCGTATGAAAAAGATTTAAAAATCGCAGAATTTGAACCAAAAGTTTTGACATCATTTGTTCGAAATAAATTAATCAACGAAGTTTATTTTCCTTTAATCGGAAATAATTTAGCCAAACAATTGGGAACAGCAGGCGAAAACAAGCGCACCGCACGTATGGGAATGTTGTTGTTAATTTCGCCTCCAGGTTATGGAAAAACGACGTTGATGGAATATTTAGCCAAAACAATGGGCTTGCATTTTGTGAAAGTGAATGGACCTACAATTGGACATAACATTACGTCAATCGATCCAATCGAAGCCAAAACTTCTGGAGAAAGAGAAGAATTGAAAAAGATCAATCTTTCGTTTGAAATGGCGGATAATGTAATGTTGTACTTGGACGATATTCAGCATTTGAGTGCAGAATTTTTGCAGAAATTTATTTCATTAGCCGATGGACAGCGAAAAATTGATGGAATTTTCGAAGGAGAAAGTAAAACCTACGATTTACGTGGAAAACGTTTTTGTATTGTAATGGCTGGAAATCCATATACGGAAAGCGGTTCTAAATTTCAGATTCCAGATATGTTAGCCAATCGTGCCGATGTATATAATTTGGGTGATGTAATTGGTGATACGGAAACTTTGTTCAATTTAAGTTTGATTGAAAATGCGACAGGCGATAATCCTTATTTGGATAAAATTGCTTCAAAAAGTTTAACCGATTTTTACAAGTTAGCAAATTTTGTAACCGAAAATCAAGAACAACTTCCAAATTTGGAAGGCAATTATTTGAAACAAGAAATTGACGATTTTATTGCTGTTTTGAAACATGTGATTAAGATTAGAAATATAGTCGTAAAAGTCAATCAAAATTATATTGCAAGCGCAGCAATGCAAGATGATTACAGAACTGAACCGCCTTTCAAGATGCAAGGTTCGTACAGAAATATGTCAAAATTAGTTTCGAAAATTGTTCCGATGATGAACGAAAAAGAAATTAATGAAACGATTTTGGCGCATTACGAAAGTGAATCTCAAACGTTGACAACAGATGCAGAATCGAATCTTTTGCGCTTAAAAGAAATTGCAGGTTTGATGACTTCCGAGGAAAAAGAACGTTGGGAAACGATAAAAGCAACGTTTGTCAAAAACAATAAACATGGCGGCTTGAATAAAGACGATAAAGTTTTTTCTCAACTGCTCGAATTCAATGAAAATTTGGAAGGAATTATCAAAGCAATCTTGAAAAAGTAA